A part of Helicobacter himalayensis genomic DNA contains:
- a CDS encoding anthranilate synthase component II, translating to MILLIDNYDSFSYNLYQLLGSFGVEIKVVRNDALNVQEILALKPSLIVLSPGPGKPEDAGICIEAVKELGAQIPIFGVCLGHQAIVCAFGGKVSYAKSIMHGKTSLASLEGTSRLFAGFPDSMQVARYHSLCAIPPLPQCLKVTASTSDGEIMALEHESYPIFGVQFHPESILTPMGEKMIQNLLRLCKV from the coding sequence ATGATACTTTTAATCGATAATTACGACAGCTTTTCTTACAATCTCTACCAGCTTTTGGGTTCTTTTGGCGTGGAGATTAAAGTTGTGCGCAATGACGCGCTAAATGTGCAAGAAATACTCGCGCTCAAACCCTCTCTTATTGTGCTTTCACCCGGACCCGGTAAGCCAGAAGATGCGGGCATTTGCATTGAGGCAGTCAAAGAGCTTGGCGCACAGATTCCCATTTTTGGCGTGTGTTTGGGGCATCAGGCTATCGTGTGTGCCTTTGGTGGAAAAGTCAGCTATGCAAAAAGCATTATGCACGGCAAAACTTCGCTTGCAAGCCTTGAGGGGACTTCGCGCCTTTTTGCAGGATTTCCAGATTCTATGCAGGTGGCGCGTTATCATTCACTTTGCGCCATTCCTCCACTCCCACAATGCCTCAAGGTTACCGCTAGCACGAGTGATGGTGAAATTATGGCGCTAGAGCACGAGAGTTATCCTATCTTTGGTGTGCAGTTTCACCCAGAATCTATCCTCACGCCTATGGGTGAAAAAATGATACAAAATCTCTTACGCCTTTGCAAAGTGTAG
- a CDS encoding anthranilate synthase component I family protein — MQNTHNVIYPSLEQILQIPNLSTYKRVPIVRELFSDFLTPIEALRILKAHSKHVFLLESVEDRERWGRWSFLGFEPSLEIVCKNWDICIKDSQGTKQFSGEPKKAIEEILARYKSPKIECLPPLSGGLVGYFSYEYIRYVESRLDFSAQNSEFNDVDLMLFDTLLAFDNFKQKIVLITNIELENLESSYAQGVEKLASLRALLHSGKKCEIAPLELFEEPKADFNKAQFSQMIETAKEYIKEGDIFQVVLSNPLRAKAQGSLFDVYRILRVSSPSPYMFYFCSDDIELAGASPETLVKLENTKLYTYPLAGSRPRGSDEAEDKRLEEELLSDEKELAEHNMLVDLGRNDLGKIAQIGSVKVEKYMGIQRNSHIMHIGSTISAQIAEGKNALDAIAAILPAGTLSGAPKIRACEIIHELEGSERGIYGGAIGYLDFSGNMDTCIAIRLMYKKGENLCIRSGAGIVIESQAEKEFEECQNKARAVLNAAKMAQEGIG; from the coding sequence ATGCAAAACACACATAATGTTATTTATCCGAGTTTGGAACAAATCTTGCAAATCCCAAATCTTAGCACCTATAAGCGTGTGCCTATCGTAAGAGAGCTTTTTTCTGACTTTTTGACGCCCATTGAAGCACTTAGAATCTTAAAAGCGCACTCAAAGCATGTGTTTTTACTAGAAAGTGTCGAAGATAGAGAACGTTGGGGTCGTTGGAGCTTTTTAGGATTTGAGCCTAGTTTAGAGATTGTGTGTAAAAATTGGGACATTTGCATTAAGGATTCTCAAGGAACTAAGCAGTTTAGCGGCGAGCCAAAAAAGGCAATTGAAGAGATTTTGGCGCGTTATAAAAGCCCCAAAATAGAGTGTTTGCCACCTTTAAGTGGTGGGCTTGTGGGATATTTTTCTTATGAATATATCCGCTATGTGGAATCGCGCCTTGATTTTAGCGCGCAAAATAGCGAGTTTAACGATGTGGATTTGATGCTTTTTGATACGCTTCTTGCGTTTGATAATTTTAAGCAAAAAATTGTGCTCATCACAAATATTGAGCTTGAAAATTTAGAATCTAGCTACGCACAAGGTGTGGAAAAGCTAGCTTCTCTACGTGCGCTTTTGCATAGTGGTAAAAAATGCGAGATTGCGCCTTTAGAGCTTTTTGAAGAGCCAAAGGCGGATTTTAACAAAGCACAATTCTCTCAAATGATAGAAACAGCAAAGGAATACATAAAGGAGGGCGATATTTTTCAGGTTGTGCTTTCAAATCCACTGCGCGCAAAGGCGCAAGGCAGCCTTTTTGATGTGTATAGAATCTTGCGCGTTTCTAGCCCTTCGCCTTATATGTTTTATTTTTGCAGTGATGATATTGAGCTTGCCGGAGCCTCGCCTGAGACGCTTGTGAAGCTAGAAAATACTAAGCTTTATACTTACCCGCTGGCTGGCTCGCGTCCGCGTGGGAGTGATGAAGCGGAAGATAAACGCCTTGAAGAAGAATTGCTAAGCGATGAAAAAGAGCTTGCAGAGCATAATATGCTTGTTGATTTAGGGCGCAATGACCTTGGGAAAATAGCGCAAATTGGGAGCGTGAAGGTTGAAAAATATATGGGAATCCAACGCAATTCTCACATTATGCATATTGGCTCGACTATTAGTGCGCAAATCGCAGAGGGTAAAAATGCCCTTGATGCAATCGCGGCGATTTTACCTGCTGGCACGCTTAGCGGTGCGCCAAAAATCCGCGCGTGCGAGATTATCCACGAGTTGGAAGGAAGTGAGCGCGGGATTTATGGCGGGGCGATTGGGTATCTTGACTTTTCGGGGAATATGGACACTTGCATTGCCATTAGGCTTATGTATAAAAAAGGTGAAAATCTCTGTATCCGTTCAGGTGCGGGCATTGTGATAGAAAGTCAAGCAGAGAAAGAATTTGAAGAGTGCCAAAACAAAGCAAGAGCCGTGCTCAATGCCGCCAAGATGGCGCAAGAGGGGATAGGCTAA